A single region of the Hyphomonas adhaerens MHS-3 genome encodes:
- a CDS encoding glycosyltransferase family 2 protein, translating to MTEATTTKAKATIVMTARDRFSMAVRALNEIAKVTAKPYDLIYVDGGSPKSVADDIRATCETHGFRYLRYDHYLAPCQARNIGHSLSATPYVVYCENDVLVTEGWLANLVACAEETGAEVVQPLICQGTPLHTEIHQAGGNFTDDMDAFFNGTEDQRRLSDSHLWHQGEQVGDVELVRTETQVTEVHCFLVRRDSFEWLGEFDENMPCSKDHVDFSVNVWSKGGRIMLEPSSIVTFCVPSRVHPVEPVDRAFFLLRWSPKWQRQSLNHFQKKWKLENDPYFDRYLKLTGWRYREGVAKPLIRKIPFIGHSYKVQQAGSFLLMPLLKFIGARLSDQQAQDYRPSGPAPTQPTSDASDRKTASSAAA from the coding sequence ATGACTGAAGCAACGACCACCAAAGCGAAGGCCACGATCGTCATGACCGCCCGTGACCGGTTCAGCATGGCTGTCCGGGCACTGAACGAAATCGCCAAGGTGACCGCCAAACCCTATGACCTGATCTATGTCGATGGAGGCAGCCCCAAATCCGTGGCGGACGACATTCGCGCCACTTGCGAGACACACGGCTTCCGCTACCTGCGCTATGACCACTACCTCGCGCCGTGCCAGGCCCGGAACATCGGACACAGCCTGTCTGCCACGCCCTATGTCGTCTATTGCGAAAACGACGTCCTGGTCACAGAAGGCTGGCTGGCCAACCTTGTCGCGTGCGCGGAAGAGACCGGCGCGGAAGTCGTCCAGCCGCTCATCTGCCAGGGCACACCTTTGCACACCGAGATCCACCAGGCCGGCGGTAATTTCACCGACGACATGGACGCCTTCTTCAACGGGACGGAAGACCAGCGCCGCCTGTCTGACAGCCACCTCTGGCATCAGGGCGAACAGGTCGGCGATGTGGAGCTGGTCCGCACCGAAACCCAGGTGACGGAAGTGCACTGCTTCCTGGTGCGCCGGGACTCGTTCGAGTGGCTGGGCGAGTTCGACGAGAACATGCCCTGCTCCAAGGATCATGTCGACTTCAGCGTAAACGTCTGGAGCAAGGGCGGCCGGATCATGCTGGAGCCAAGCTCGATCGTGACCTTCTGCGTGCCGAGCCGGGTCCATCCGGTGGAACCGGTGGACCGCGCCTTCTTCCTGCTGCGCTGGTCGCCGAAATGGCAGCGCCAGAGCCTCAACCACTTCCAGAAAAAGTGGAAGCTGGAGAATGATCCCTATTTTGACCGCTATCTCAAACTGACCGGCTGGCGGTATCGCGAAGGCGTAGCAAAACCCCTGATCCGCAAGATCCCGTTCATCGGGCACAGCTACAAGGTCCAGCAGGCCGGGTCATTCCTCCTGATGCCTTTGCTGAAATTCATCGGCGCGCGCCTGTCGGATCAGCAGGCACAGGATTACCGGCCTTCAGGCCCGGCCCCGACCCAGCCGACATCCGACGCATCGGACCGGAAAACCGCCTCCAGCGCAGCGGCCTGA
- a CDS encoding P1 family peptidase, whose amino-acid sequence MATTAGKRNLITDVAGVRVGQAQDARIDTGVTVILPDKPAVAACAVAGGGPGTRETDLLSAGTLVDRVDAIFLSGGSAFGLGAADGVMAGLKQAGRGFSLVDRPGVPPTPIVPGAILYDLANGGDKNWEGIAPYAALGLEAFNTAAQDFSLGRAGAGQGARAGQHPGGTGSASAVTAEGVTVGALACVNSFGSVLMPGTDAYWAWPYEMAGEFGGGRPPADFSMDPEDWGAAKANPVLGQNTTIACIVTDAALTPANARRVAQMALSGFSRAIRPVFAPFDGDAVFVLSTKGEASPAPDPLTVTRIGELAASTLARAIARGVHEARRQTGAVV is encoded by the coding sequence ATGGCCACAACAGCCGGGAAACGGAATCTCATCACAGACGTTGCGGGCGTGCGCGTTGGACAGGCACAGGATGCCCGCATTGATACCGGCGTCACGGTCATCCTGCCGGATAAGCCAGCGGTGGCGGCATGCGCCGTTGCCGGCGGGGGACCGGGTACACGGGAAACGGACCTGCTGTCAGCCGGCACACTGGTTGACCGGGTGGATGCGATTTTCCTGTCGGGTGGCAGTGCTTTCGGTCTCGGCGCGGCCGATGGCGTCATGGCGGGCCTCAAACAGGCTGGCCGCGGGTTCAGCCTGGTCGACCGGCCGGGCGTGCCGCCGACGCCCATCGTGCCGGGGGCCATCCTGTATGACCTTGCCAATGGCGGTGACAAGAATTGGGAGGGCATCGCCCCTTATGCCGCGCTCGGTCTTGAGGCCTTCAATACGGCCGCGCAGGACTTTTCACTCGGCCGGGCCGGAGCCGGGCAGGGGGCACGGGCCGGGCAGCACCCGGGTGGAACAGGGTCGGCCAGTGCCGTGACGGCAGAGGGTGTCACGGTCGGCGCTTTGGCCTGTGTGAATTCCTTCGGGTCGGTCCTGATGCCGGGCACGGATGCCTACTGGGCGTGGCCGTATGAGATGGCGGGCGAATTCGGCGGCGGGCGGCCTCCGGCCGATTTCTCCATGGATCCGGAAGACTGGGGCGCGGCAAAGGCCAATCCCGTTCTCGGGCAGAATACGACCATTGCCTGCATCGTGACCGACGCCGCCCTGACGCCCGCCAATGCCCGCCGGGTTGCCCAGATGGCCCTGTCAGGGTTTTCCCGTGCCATCCGGCCGGTATTTGCGCCTTTCGACGGAGATGCGGTATTCGTGTTATCAACCAAAGGTGAAGCCTCACCGGCCCCGGATCCATTGACTGTGACCCGGATCGGAGAACTGGCTGCTTCGACACTGGCCCGGGCGATTGCGCGAGGGGTGCACGAGGCGCGCAGGCAAACCGGAGCGGTGGTCTGA
- a CDS encoding serine protease, with protein sequence MRPFWKWGLALGAVALATACVVGGREADPEDWPGVVSLQSQQGRNIYHECGASMISSEWALTAAHCVETVRVEADTGRAAQYLPDARGDLKRFGPLHVVVGAGTLLETPKDATFPVDRIIIHPGYKAGHAEHGDDLALIHIVGRWDGPLSRLDGLTGRAPDPEAAETEVVVAGYGNTEEQGSQEEGFNRTGRHVSAPSLALMEGIVPPVDPGTCNAQIAALIDKYGLDDEFAGVSVDPASQMCAGTGGTDSCQGDSGGPLVARTWEDGPVQIGVVSWGLGCARPDSPGVYSRVSAYADWISRETGIEPNLETPSSNRPEYDRPAGETNGPGHAEE encoded by the coding sequence ATGAGACCATTCTGGAAATGGGGGCTCGCATTGGGCGCGGTGGCGCTCGCGACGGCCTGTGTGGTCGGCGGACGCGAAGCTGATCCGGAAGACTGGCCCGGCGTTGTGTCTCTCCAGTCCCAGCAGGGCCGGAACATCTATCATGAGTGCGGCGCCTCGATGATTTCCTCCGAATGGGCGCTGACCGCGGCGCATTGTGTGGAAACGGTGCGGGTTGAGGCAGACACGGGACGTGCCGCCCAATATCTGCCGGATGCCCGTGGTGACCTGAAGCGGTTCGGCCCCCTCCATGTCGTTGTCGGGGCTGGCACGCTGCTGGAAACGCCGAAGGACGCGACGTTTCCGGTCGACCGGATCATTATTCATCCGGGTTACAAGGCCGGCCATGCAGAGCACGGCGACGACCTGGCGCTCATTCATATCGTGGGGCGCTGGGATGGGCCGCTTTCCCGCCTTGACGGGCTGACGGGCCGCGCGCCTGATCCTGAAGCGGCGGAAACCGAAGTGGTCGTCGCCGGATATGGCAACACGGAAGAGCAGGGCAGCCAGGAAGAAGGCTTCAACCGCACGGGCCGGCACGTCAGCGCGCCAAGTCTTGCGCTCATGGAAGGGATCGTGCCGCCGGTCGACCCCGGCACATGCAACGCGCAAATAGCGGCCCTGATCGACAAGTATGGGCTGGATGATGAGTTCGCCGGTGTGAGCGTCGATCCGGCCTCTCAGATGTGCGCGGGCACAGGCGGCACCGATTCCTGCCAGGGTGACAGCGGCGGCCCGCTGGTTGCCCGCACCTGGGAAGATGGCCCGGTACAGATTGGCGTTGTCAGCTGGGGGCTCGGCTGTGCCCGCCCGGACAGTCCCGGCGTCTATTCCCGCGTCTCGGCCTATGCAGACTGGATTTCCCGCGAGACGGGGATCGAACCGAATCTGGAGACACCCTCATCCAACCGCCCGGAATATGACCGGCCGGCCGGTGAGACGAACGGCCCCGGTCACGCCGAGGAATAG
- a CDS encoding helix-turn-helix domain-containing protein, translated as MADETDLHVGKRLRRRRRLLGMTQQDLATQVGVRFQQIQKYECGANRITASRLYELAKAMNVSVQYFFDGIPASGAPDAANDAERLESDILSQKETLELVRAYYRLDERPRRRLLELAKALEGDTSGHGAA; from the coding sequence ATGGCTGATGAAACAGACCTGCACGTCGGTAAACGCCTGCGCCGCCGCCGCCGCCTGCTGGGCATGACCCAGCAAGACCTCGCGACCCAGGTGGGTGTGCGCTTCCAGCAGATCCAGAAATACGAGTGTGGCGCCAACCGCATCACCGCCTCGCGCCTCTATGAACTGGCCAAGGCGATGAACGTGTCGGTCCAGTACTTCTTCGATGGTATTCCTGCCAGCGGCGCCCCGGATGCAGCCAACGATGCCGAGCGCCTCGAAAGCGATATCCTCAGCCAGAAGGAAACGCTGGAACTGGTCCGGGCCTATTACCGCCTGGACGAACGCCCGCGCCGCCGCCTGCTCGAACTGGCCAAGGCCCTTGAAGGCGACACATCCGGCCACGGCGCAGCCTGA
- a CDS encoding lipopolysaccharide biosynthesis protein, which produces MAPNLLRKAGQAVALNAIANWTTLIGSFLSIVIIARILTPEDYGVFVMALMVVMLPEVIASGTLGDALVQRKELRPGHINSIFLQSMTLSIAAWGLLILLAPWIAKGFGEPSVAPVLIVTGAILPIGAVMSVPAALLQRDLRYKEITVIDILGTVTAAIVGIVLALLWRNEWALVGMEMSRRLVRVCGFLFFAKWMPKVESNWLDFQELVRFNLANGTSKILQTFDQMLPKTLIGVTLGSHAVGVFNLPERLFQQANQALIAPFAAVAMPVASAMQDHRESLHQAMDSAIRMSALLAYPTFMGAFVVAPYAIPVVFGEQWAPSVPIFQIYMVIGLRAPITAIILGVFRGVGRPDVVAWITLTSIIATSTLLAFTYQYGLVAIAFALLAKQVITFVLSTWMIQRVVGFTVMRQLMAGSSAFFASCVMGIVVWLFMDFVPTGGHPLLHVIETIVLGALVYPVALYFFMPRLGRHILRAVRILLSGQPREALKTVRGALTEQGI; this is translated from the coding sequence ATGGCACCCAACCTGCTTCGAAAGGCTGGACAGGCGGTCGCGCTCAACGCGATTGCAAACTGGACCACGCTGATCGGTTCCTTCCTGTCGATTGTCATCATCGCTCGGATCCTGACGCCGGAAGATTATGGCGTGTTCGTGATGGCGCTGATGGTGGTGATGCTTCCTGAGGTGATCGCCTCCGGGACGCTCGGCGATGCGCTGGTCCAGCGCAAGGAGCTCCGGCCGGGCCACATCAATTCGATTTTCCTGCAATCCATGACGCTGTCGATCGCGGCATGGGGCCTGCTGATCCTTCTGGCCCCATGGATCGCCAAGGGCTTTGGCGAGCCGTCGGTCGCGCCGGTACTGATCGTCACCGGCGCCATCCTGCCGATCGGGGCCGTAATGTCGGTGCCCGCCGCCTTGCTGCAGCGGGATTTGCGGTACAAGGAGATTACCGTCATCGACATTCTCGGAACCGTGACAGCGGCGATTGTCGGGATCGTTCTGGCCCTGTTATGGCGCAATGAATGGGCACTGGTCGGCATGGAGATGTCCCGGCGCCTGGTGCGTGTTTGCGGCTTCCTCTTTTTCGCGAAATGGATGCCGAAGGTCGAGTCCAACTGGCTGGACTTTCAGGAGCTTGTTCGTTTCAACCTTGCAAACGGTACGTCGAAAATCCTGCAGACGTTTGACCAGATGCTGCCGAAAACGCTGATCGGCGTGACGCTTGGTTCGCATGCCGTCGGGGTGTTCAACCTGCCTGAACGTCTCTTCCAGCAGGCGAACCAGGCCCTGATCGCGCCATTTGCGGCCGTGGCAATGCCGGTCGCGTCGGCCATGCAGGATCATCGGGAATCGCTGCACCAGGCCATGGACAGTGCGATCCGGATGTCGGCCCTGTTGGCGTATCCAACTTTCATGGGGGCCTTCGTCGTGGCGCCCTATGCCATTCCGGTTGTGTTCGGTGAGCAATGGGCACCGAGTGTGCCGATCTTCCAGATCTACATGGTCATCGGCCTGCGCGCGCCGATTACGGCGATCATACTTGGTGTGTTCCGCGGCGTCGGCCGGCCGGATGTCGTGGCGTGGATCACGCTCACATCGATCATCGCGACGTCCACTCTGCTGGCGTTTACCTATCAGTACGGCCTGGTGGCCATCGCCTTTGCGCTCCTTGCAAAGCAGGTCATCACCTTTGTGCTCAGTACATGGATGATCCAGCGTGTGGTCGGCTTCACCGTCATGCGCCAGCTGATGGCCGGTTCCTCGGCTTTCTTCGCATCCTGTGTCATGGGGATCGTGGTCTGGCTGTTCATGGATTTCGTGCCCACCGGCGGACATCCGCTGCTGCACGTCATCGAGACGATCGTGCTCGGGGCGCTGGTCTATCCGGTTGCACTGTACTTCTTCATGCCGCGCCTTGGCCGGCACATTCTGAGAGCGGTGCGCATCCTCCTGTCGGGCCAGCCGCGCGAAGCCCTGAAGACGGTTCGCGGCGCCTTGACCGAGCAGGGGATCTGA
- the hisN gene encoding histidinol-phosphatase produces the protein MSPDFNIDEDLALANRLADAAWSAIRPHFRALSSVENKAGAGQSYDPVTEADRAAEKAMRDIILRERPQHGITGEEFGDSPSSSGWRWVLDPVDGTRAFVAGLPVWTTLIALVDPLGFPVLGVIDQPVLGERYIGWPGGAALQTPGGRSPLKVADVPSLSDAVISTTDPFILTDPELDVWTELRGATRLARYGLDAYAYARLAGGTVHLVAESGLQSWDVAALIPVVTGAGGHATDWTGAPASLGGQILCTASDAVMDQALALLEPAAL, from the coding sequence ATGAGCCCCGATTTTAATATCGACGAAGATCTCGCGCTCGCGAATCGTCTTGCCGATGCGGCCTGGTCAGCGATCCGGCCGCATTTTCGTGCGCTGAGCAGCGTCGAAAACAAGGCTGGCGCCGGCCAGTCCTACGACCCTGTGACCGAGGCAGACCGCGCCGCCGAAAAGGCGATGCGCGACATTATCCTCCGCGAACGCCCGCAACACGGCATCACCGGTGAGGAATTCGGCGACTCCCCCTCCTCTTCCGGCTGGCGCTGGGTGCTGGACCCGGTCGATGGCACGCGCGCCTTTGTCGCCGGCCTGCCGGTCTGGACCACGCTGATCGCCCTGGTGGACCCGCTCGGCTTCCCGGTGCTCGGTGTGATCGATCAGCCGGTACTGGGCGAACGCTATATCGGCTGGCCGGGCGGCGCGGCCCTGCAGACACCGGGCGGCCGCAGCCCGCTGAAAGTCGCGGACGTCCCGTCCCTTTCAGACGCCGTGATCTCGACAACCGATCCCTTCATCCTGACAGACCCGGAACTGGATGTGTGGACGGAATTGCGCGGCGCCACACGCCTCGCGCGCTACGGCCTCGACGCTTACGCCTATGCCCGCCTCGCGGGCGGCACCGTGCATCTGGTGGCGGAATCCGGCCTGCAGTCCTGGGACGTGGCCGCGCTGATCCCCGTCGTGACCGGCGCGGGCGGCCATGCCACAGACTGGACCGGCGCCCCGGCCAGCCTCGGCGGCCAGATCCTCTGCACCGCCAGCGACGCCGTCATGGACCAGGCCCTCGCCCTGCTCGAACCGGCCGCGCTGTAA
- a CDS encoding TraB/GumN family protein, protein MKRTGWAATAAAAMVLALAGCGGSGTVEDKPDASPAAERAAREARQDALYDAALAAAEASHGSGEPAVWTLADEDTTIRIMGTVHFLRPELDWRSDEIDTALAEADTLVFEADVSSPEAAGEMMDFVSTHALFTDGRQLTSLLDEGETAELKAALDYLGFPLGAMETFRPWYAAVNLSVLQMQKDGFDPSAGVEQVLEREGKAAGKDFAYLETIEEQLGRFANLPDDEQVDFLISSAESVEEGSEMLDVLVDEWEDGDVAGLAALMSNPEMMGSEAIYDALLKERNQDWVPKIEAMLDAPGTVLIAVGAGHLAGEDSVIELLRADGYEVEGP, encoded by the coding sequence ATGAAGCGAACAGGTTGGGCGGCCACAGCGGCCGCGGCGATGGTGCTGGCGCTGGCCGGCTGCGGCGGATCCGGCACGGTGGAAGACAAGCCGGACGCCTCGCCAGCGGCGGAACGCGCGGCGCGCGAAGCCCGGCAGGACGCCCTCTATGACGCGGCCCTGGCGGCCGCCGAGGCCAGCCATGGCAGCGGCGAGCCGGCGGTCTGGACGCTGGCGGACGAGGACACGACCATCCGCATCATGGGCACCGTCCATTTCCTGCGCCCGGAGCTCGACTGGCGGTCCGACGAGATCGACACCGCGCTGGCCGAGGCCGATACGCTGGTCTTCGAAGCCGATGTGTCGAGCCCGGAAGCGGCCGGCGAAATGATGGACTTCGTCAGCACCCACGCCCTCTTCACCGATGGCCGCCAGCTGACCAGCCTGCTGGACGAAGGCGAGACGGCCGAGCTGAAGGCCGCGCTGGATTATCTCGGCTTTCCCCTCGGGGCCATGGAAACGTTCCGGCCCTGGTATGCGGCGGTGAACTTGTCGGTCCTGCAGATGCAGAAGGACGGCTTCGACCCCAGTGCCGGGGTGGAGCAGGTTCTGGAACGGGAAGGCAAGGCCGCGGGCAAGGACTTTGCCTATCTCGAAACCATCGAGGAACAGCTGGGCCGGTTTGCGAACCTGCCGGACGATGAGCAGGTCGATTTCCTCATCTCTTCCGCCGAGTCGGTGGAGGAGGGGAGCGAGATGCTCGATGTGCTGGTCGACGAATGGGAGGATGGCGATGTCGCCGGCCTCGCCGCGCTGATGTCCAATCCGGAGATGATGGGATCGGAAGCGATCTATGACGCCCTCCTGAAAGAGCGGAACCAGGATTGGGTGCCGAAGATCGAAGCCATGCTGGACGCGCCCGGCACGGTGCTGATCGCGGTCGGCGCCGGCCATCTTGCGGGCGAGGACAGCGTGATCGAATTGCTGCGCGCCGACGGCTATGAGGTCGAAGGCCCATAA
- a CDS encoding glycosyltransferase produces the protein MKIAFFTNAFPMMSEAFIANSAAALVEAGHSVDLYGIGNVDATGLSVPEVEPLHLEQSTTNIRWPGKRADRWLSLPGALKDLVSRHGAGSLFQLRPDVYRRTFMDLSAIYQAAQLPAEGDYDIIHCQFAPLAEHVIKHRRAGFLSGRLVVNFRGYDISELVTAHGEHLYDHIWPEADAFIANSEYFCQRAIAIGCPEDRLSVVGSGMRLESFPFQPISEASNSDIRFLMVGRLIERKGFHIALAALARYARASGRGVLVDIVGDGPMRAELEQLARDCGLGEAVTFHGAQSHKAIADFIRKCDVFIAPSMTCAKGSQDGPVNTLKEAMAIGRPVVGTRHGGISELVIDGETGLLCKEGDVDALEQAIHRILDMQADWPRMLSTARKVVENTYALSRTTDDLIGVYNSILTPPASTPGDSTGLSKEAA, from the coding sequence TTGAAAATAGCGTTCTTTACAAACGCCTTTCCGATGATGTCGGAAGCCTTTATCGCGAACAGTGCCGCCGCCCTTGTTGAAGCCGGGCACAGCGTCGACCTGTACGGTATCGGGAATGTCGATGCGACCGGCCTGTCGGTGCCGGAAGTCGAACCGCTGCACCTCGAACAATCAACCACAAACATTCGCTGGCCAGGCAAACGCGCAGATCGCTGGCTCAGCCTTCCCGGCGCGCTGAAGGACCTGGTCAGCCGGCACGGCGCGGGCAGCCTGTTCCAGTTAAGACCGGATGTTTACCGGCGCACCTTCATGGACCTGTCGGCCATTTATCAGGCCGCACAATTGCCGGCCGAGGGCGACTACGACATCATTCACTGCCAATTCGCTCCGCTGGCGGAGCATGTGATCAAGCACCGCCGGGCGGGATTCCTGTCTGGCCGGCTGGTTGTCAATTTCCGCGGTTACGACATCTCCGAACTGGTCACGGCCCATGGTGAGCACCTTTACGACCACATCTGGCCGGAAGCTGACGCCTTTATCGCCAACTCCGAATATTTCTGCCAGCGCGCCATCGCGATCGGCTGTCCGGAAGACCGGCTCAGCGTCGTCGGATCCGGCATGCGGCTGGAAAGCTTCCCGTTCCAGCCCATCAGCGAAGCTTCGAACAGTGACATCCGCTTCCTGATGGTCGGGCGCCTGATCGAGCGCAAGGGCTTTCACATCGCCCTCGCGGCCCTCGCACGGTACGCCCGGGCCAGCGGACGCGGCGTTCTCGTTGATATTGTCGGTGACGGCCCAATGCGCGCCGAACTGGAACAGCTGGCGCGCGACTGCGGCCTCGGCGAGGCCGTCACCTTCCACGGTGCGCAAAGCCACAAGGCCATCGCGGACTTTATCCGCAAATGTGATGTCTTCATCGCACCGTCCATGACCTGCGCAAAAGGCAGTCAGGACGGGCCGGTCAACACGCTCAAGGAAGCCATGGCCATCGGACGCCCCGTCGTGGGCACCCGCCACGGCGGCATCTCGGAACTGGTGATCGATGGCGAGACAGGCCTGCTCTGCAAAGAAGGCGATGTCGACGCACTCGAACAGGCCATCCACCGCATCCTCGATATGCAGGCAGACTGGCCCAGGATGCTCTCCACCGCCCGCAAGGTGGTGGAGAACACCTATGCCCTCTCGCGCACCACGGACGACCTGATCGGCGTCTACAACTCTATCCTGACACCCCCCGCCTCTACTCCCGGTGATTCCACCGGTCTCTCAAAGGAAGCAGCCTGA
- a CDS encoding glycosyltransferase: MSANSVTVLIPTFNRAELLVEALDSILAQTCRPDEIIVINDGSTDDTIARLEPYRNDIEILNQDNAGKSAALNKALSLAKGELIWVFDDDDIAEPDALESLLGLLEANPEADFAYGRHDRFEVRPNGRVKWRDTGYWRKSPANDFLYESLLDMFAHQPGMLVRKSLYWKAGPFDESLIRSQDYDMLLRLARHGRPAPTEQILFHQRQHDLPRGTAENVVDSAERDAVWQRYDREIFSRIYRAFPLGKYLPADTSLTEPGMTRRALIRRGIVMARKNLWNEASADFHRAARISDKPLTDEEAADMRSTFMMKYGFDKSLMNPDVRNLFFDIKHASPVGAQMARTAARAMVWRVRLALQNGKPALAFRLASLIARLSMPSNHVSQEVPSSFARR; encoded by the coding sequence ATGTCCGCCAATTCGGTTACTGTACTGATACCTACGTTCAACAGGGCAGAACTGTTGGTAGAGGCTCTGGACTCAATCCTGGCGCAAACCTGCCGGCCGGATGAAATCATTGTTATCAATGATGGATCGACCGACGACACGATTGCGCGCCTCGAACCCTACCGGAACGACATTGAGATCCTGAATCAGGACAATGCGGGGAAGTCTGCGGCCCTCAACAAGGCTTTGAGTCTTGCGAAGGGCGAACTGATCTGGGTGTTCGACGATGATGATATTGCGGAACCGGATGCCCTTGAATCGCTTCTCGGCTTGCTTGAGGCAAACCCGGAAGCCGATTTCGCCTATGGCCGGCATGACCGGTTTGAAGTCCGCCCGAATGGCCGCGTGAAATGGCGCGATACAGGCTATTGGCGCAAGAGCCCGGCAAACGATTTCCTTTATGAATCGCTTCTCGACATGTTTGCCCACCAGCCGGGCATGCTGGTGCGCAAGTCCCTGTACTGGAAGGCGGGGCCGTTCGATGAATCGCTGATCCGGTCGCAGGATTATGACATGTTGCTGCGCCTTGCGCGCCATGGCCGGCCTGCGCCAACCGAACAGATCCTGTTCCATCAACGCCAGCACGACCTGCCGCGGGGGACTGCAGAGAATGTGGTCGATTCTGCAGAACGCGATGCGGTTTGGCAGCGTTATGACCGGGAAATCTTCAGCCGCATCTACCGGGCGTTTCCGCTCGGAAAATACCTGCCAGCCGACACGTCCCTGACCGAGCCGGGCATGACTCGCCGGGCGCTGATCCGGCGTGGTATTGTCATGGCCAGAAAGAATCTCTGGAATGAAGCCAGTGCAGACTTCCATCGCGCCGCACGCATCTCCGACAAGCCTCTGACGGATGAAGAGGCCGCCGACATGCGCAGCACGTTCATGATGAAATACGGATTCGACAAAAGCCTGATGAACCCGGATGTGCGGAACCTGTTTTTCGACATAAAGCATGCCTCTCCGGTCGGGGCCCAAATGGCCCGAACGGCGGCCCGGGCGATGGTCTGGCGTGTTCGCCTGGCCCTGCAGAACGGAAAACCTGCCCTCGCATTCAGGCTTGCTTCACTGATTGCCCGTTTGAGTATGCCCAGCAACCACGTTTCCCAGGAGGTTCCGTCCTCCTTCGCCAGAAGGTAA
- a CDS encoding AraC family transcriptional regulator — translation MHLDVRSDWLSYVDEIPRALVAANAVANLEALEQSLPHHHEKAQLLFTVRGVINCEVEDAVWIVPPQCAVWIPGGLPHTVFGSGEVECISLFIEPPEASNLPTECCTITVSSFFRQLLMRANALPELYDVDGPDGRIVSVIFDELAAAPVEDLRLPIPSDPRLKKLTDLLIAAPADHATVAEWASRIALSERSLSRLLAEEVGMSFGRWRRQLHVILALRHLSAGQTVQAVAMDLGYESASSFVTMFRKMVGKPPSRYLLERLRPALQDHGGH, via the coding sequence ATGCATTTAGACGTCCGCAGCGATTGGCTTTCTTATGTCGATGAGATCCCTCGCGCCCTCGTCGCGGCCAACGCTGTCGCCAATCTTGAGGCCCTGGAGCAATCGCTGCCGCACCATCATGAGAAGGCTCAGCTGCTTTTCACGGTGCGCGGCGTCATCAACTGCGAGGTTGAAGACGCAGTCTGGATCGTGCCGCCGCAATGCGCCGTGTGGATTCCCGGCGGGCTGCCCCATACTGTTTTCGGCTCCGGCGAGGTGGAGTGCATCTCCCTCTTCATCGAGCCTCCTGAGGCGTCGAACCTGCCGACCGAATGCTGCACGATCACGGTGTCGAGTTTTTTCCGCCAATTGCTCATGCGGGCCAACGCGCTACCGGAGCTCTATGACGTCGACGGTCCGGACGGACGGATCGTGTCCGTTATCTTCGATGAACTGGCTGCCGCACCGGTCGAAGACCTCCGCCTCCCGATCCCCAGCGACCCGCGCCTGAAGAAGCTCACCGACCTGTTGATCGCGGCGCCTGCGGATCATGCGACCGTCGCCGAGTGGGCCTCCCGCATCGCGCTCAGCGAGCGCAGCCTGAGCCGTCTGTTGGCGGAAGAAGTCGGCATGAGTTTTGGCCGCTGGCGCCGGCAGTTGCATGTTATCCTCGCCTTGCGACATCTGAGCGCTGGCCAGACGGTCCAGGCCGTCGCAATGGATCTCGGATATGAAAGCGCCAGCAGTTTCGTGACCATGTTTCGAAAAATGGTGGGCAAGCCGCCAAGCCGCTATCTGCTCGAGCGGCTCAGGCCTGCACTTCAAGATCATGGAGGGCATTAG